The following proteins are encoded in a genomic region of Acetobacter oryzoeni:
- a CDS encoding TolC family protein has product MTHNPFRLVACCAVMMLCGCATQELETAPSQPNAPWEPNLSANGEIKPGRANAHGLVLPPGYTLPSNKQIEIRPADAAITTQAGHAYSLAELIDIAQSTNPDTRRAWDTARDAALAVGIAKSTYLPRLTATVVGGYNRARNNGDTPSISNGGAAGEIFNGGVTNFNNLIGGMRNSRSGAGEIQTLGLEWLLFDFGKREAVLAAVQQAQIGANILFTAEHQKIIYSVTIAFYTHAAAVSRVHFLEKALENAKRVQEAAQARLKHGQGTIVDVTQAQQATAQTELRLVQAQGDVENTYLELVNAIGISPRTHFETENISGRPLALDDTRLSDAFIQQAVSRRADVLAAYAHAKAARSQVAAAKSEFLPKIFVTGNVAYTTGHLALSSVPGVGSDSSPTLNLSSNSLSSVILGGVSVPIFDGGMRAAQLKQAQDQADSANAALQKTVDSSVKQIVVAENALHTSLAAYASSGKLETAAQTAFDAAYAAYRNGVGSIVQTSLAENGLVDATLSHSDAYYATLIAAAGLAFGTGALDHTTPEYQPY; this is encoded by the coding sequence ATGACCCATAATCCTTTCCGTCTTGTTGCTTGTTGTGCGGTTATGATGCTTTGTGGATGTGCAACGCAGGAACTGGAAACAGCCCCTTCCCAGCCAAACGCACCATGGGAACCAAATCTTTCTGCTAATGGTGAAATCAAACCCGGGCGTGCAAATGCCCACGGCCTGGTTCTGCCACCAGGCTATACGCTGCCGTCCAACAAGCAGATTGAAATACGCCCGGCTGATGCCGCCATAACAACACAGGCAGGACACGCTTACAGTCTGGCAGAATTGATTGACATTGCCCAATCCACCAACCCCGATACACGCCGGGCATGGGATACTGCACGAGATGCCGCATTGGCCGTAGGCATAGCCAAAAGCACGTATCTTCCGCGCCTTACTGCAACAGTCGTCGGCGGTTATAACCGTGCACGCAATAATGGTGATACTCCCAGCATCAGCAATGGAGGTGCTGCGGGAGAAATATTTAATGGTGGGGTTACCAATTTTAATAACCTTATTGGGGGCATGCGTAATTCGCGCTCAGGTGCCGGGGAAATTCAAACATTAGGTTTGGAATGGTTGCTTTTTGATTTTGGCAAGCGAGAGGCAGTTCTTGCTGCCGTTCAACAAGCCCAGATTGGCGCGAATATTCTATTTACCGCAGAACATCAGAAAATTATCTATAGTGTGACGATCGCTTTCTATACACATGCGGCAGCCGTATCCCGCGTGCATTTTCTGGAAAAAGCACTAGAAAACGCCAAACGCGTGCAGGAAGCCGCGCAAGCGCGCCTTAAACATGGGCAAGGCACTATTGTAGATGTTACACAAGCCCAACAGGCTACGGCCCAAACAGAACTCCGTCTTGTTCAGGCACAAGGCGATGTTGAAAACACGTATCTGGAACTTGTTAACGCTATCGGCATTTCGCCCCGCACTCATTTTGAAACAGAGAATATATCTGGCAGACCTTTGGCATTGGATGATACGCGCCTGAGTGATGCCTTTATTCAACAAGCTGTTTCTCGGCGCGCAGATGTTCTTGCAGCGTATGCCCATGCAAAAGCCGCTAGAAGCCAGGTTGCTGCTGCTAAAAGCGAATTTCTGCCAAAGATTTTTGTAACCGGAAACGTGGCCTATACAACCGGCCACTTGGCACTTTCTTCTGTACCGGGCGTAGGGAGTGATTCCTCTCCCACCCTCAACCTCTCTTCCAATTCGCTCAGCAGTGTTATTCTTGGTGGCGTTTCCGTGCCAATTTTTGATGGTGGTATGCGGGCTGCACAACTTAAACAGGCACAGGATCAAGCTGATAGTGCCAACGCAGCTTTACAGAAAACGGTTGATTCATCCGTTAAACAAATTGTGGTAGCAGAAAATGCCCTACACACAAGCTTGGCCGCTTATGCATCCTCCGGCAAACTTGAAACAGCCGCACAAACAGCTTTTGATGCCGCATATGCTGCCTACCGCAATGGTGTTGGGTCTATTGTACAAACGTCTCTAGCTGAAAATGGCTTGGTAGATGCAACACTCAGCCATTCCGATGCCTATTATGCCACACTTATTGCAGCAGCTGGGCTGGCATTCGGCACCGGGGCGCTTGACCACACCACGCCAGAATATCAGCCTTATTAA
- a CDS encoding B12-binding domain-containing radical SAM protein codes for MTTDSCKVLMIFPLFNANSFWNYKEACDLAGARYPAAPLGLITVAALLPKNWEVRLVNRNTELLTDDDFAWADMVMTGGMLPQRNDALRIIEMCRASNKPVVVGGPDVTSSPDLYSAANFQVLGEAEEIMIDFITAWRRGDTQGVFKAPMGKTDVTKSPLPRFDLLKLDQYLHVGIQFSRGCPFSCEFCDIIELYGRVPRTKTNAQVLAELDALYALGYRGHVDFVDDNLIGNKKALKKFLPDLKLWQNKKKFPFEFSTEASINLADDTDLLRGLAETNFFAVFIGIESPDTDTLVMTQKKQNTRRSLQESITKIHEAGIFVNAGFIVGFDSEKGSVAAGMVDCIEDTAIPVCMVGLLYALPTTQLTRRLLAEGRLFSGGEQTQSGDQCTAGLNFETNRPRRDVLNDYRTVLAEIYNPVAYFGRVRRMGRMLKRERAHKMIRGDLRSFIRLLFRIHRAGPGTAKQFWRMMLDCGLHNPKAIPYVVMTSALYLHLGPFSRQVVREIDREIKDVDEGRWHAPAVKVAAVQAAELEPAA; via the coding sequence GTGACGACCGATAGCTGCAAGGTCTTGATGATCTTCCCTCTTTTTAACGCCAATTCATTCTGGAATTATAAAGAAGCCTGTGATCTGGCTGGGGCACGTTATCCGGCAGCTCCCCTTGGTTTGATTACGGTTGCAGCGCTGCTTCCCAAAAACTGGGAGGTGAGGTTGGTGAACCGGAATACCGAGCTTTTGACCGATGATGATTTCGCTTGGGCGGATATGGTCATGACCGGCGGAATGCTTCCCCAAAGAAATGATGCCCTACGCATTATAGAAATGTGCCGTGCCAGCAATAAGCCTGTGGTGGTTGGAGGCCCAGATGTTACCTCCAGCCCAGATCTGTATAGCGCAGCAAATTTTCAGGTGCTGGGTGAAGCGGAAGAAATCATGATTGATTTCATAACAGCTTGGCGTAGGGGAGATACGCAGGGCGTCTTTAAGGCTCCTATGGGCAAAACAGACGTTACCAAAAGCCCTTTGCCGCGCTTTGATCTGTTAAAGCTGGACCAGTACCTGCATGTAGGTATTCAGTTCTCACGCGGGTGCCCGTTTAGCTGCGAGTTCTGCGATATTATTGAGCTGTATGGGCGTGTGCCGCGGACCAAAACAAACGCGCAGGTTCTTGCTGAACTGGATGCTTTATATGCTCTTGGTTATCGGGGGCATGTGGATTTTGTTGATGATAATCTGATTGGCAATAAAAAAGCGCTCAAGAAATTTTTGCCGGACTTGAAACTCTGGCAGAATAAAAAGAAATTTCCGTTTGAGTTTTCAACCGAAGCATCCATCAATCTTGCAGATGATACGGATTTGCTGCGCGGTCTGGCAGAGACAAATTTCTTTGCTGTATTTATCGGGATAGAAAGCCCCGATACAGATACGTTGGTGATGACGCAGAAAAAGCAGAATACCCGACGCAGCCTGCAAGAAAGCATTACCAAAATTCATGAAGCCGGCATTTTTGTAAATGCTGGTTTTATTGTTGGCTTTGATAGCGAAAAAGGCAGTGTTGCAGCAGGGATGGTGGACTGTATTGAAGATACAGCCATTCCGGTTTGCATGGTTGGGTTACTATATGCTCTGCCAACAACACAGCTTACACGGCGTCTGCTGGCAGAGGGGCGGCTATTTTCTGGGGGCGAGCAGACGCAATCTGGGGATCAGTGCACGGCGGGGCTGAATTTTGAAACAAACCGGCCTCGCCGCGATGTATTGAATGATTACAGAACCGTGCTGGCAGAAATTTATAATCCGGTTGCATATTTTGGTCGTGTCCGCAGAATGGGACGGATGCTTAAGCGTGAGCGTGCCCATAAAATGATACGGGGTGATTTGCGCAGCTTTATCCGATTGCTTTTCCGTATTCATCGTGCAGGCCCCGGAACAGCCAAACAGTTCTGGCGTATGATGCTTGATTGTGGCCTGCACAACCCCAAGGCAATACCTTATGTGGTTATGACGAGCGCACTTTATTTGCATCTCGGCCCATTTTCACGGCAGGTAGTGCGTGAAATTGATAGGGAAATTAAGGATGTAGATGAAGGGCGTTGGCATGCCCCAGCAGTAAAGGTTGCAGCAGTGCAGGCCGCAGAACTGGAACCTGCTGCATAA
- a CDS encoding DUF4142 domain-containing protein, translated as MKKMYFLVAALCVAAPALAESLPERTGINSVMGIAPKTDDFIQAVVWSDLFEIQSSQQALSEPSLKDFASKMIEDHHKTSAELKQIVSDNNMNNTLPVDVDESSQKKLDTLHGLHGESFVRQYREDQITAHENALSLFQRYAKNGDNPALKKWAASTVPTLEEHLRLAKNLPQ; from the coding sequence ATGAAAAAAATGTACTTTCTTGTTGCGGCTTTGTGTGTTGCTGCGCCAGCGCTTGCTGAATCTTTACCAGAACGGACAGGCATCAATTCTGTTATGGGCATAGCACCTAAAACAGATGATTTTATTCAGGCTGTTGTATGGAGTGATCTTTTTGAGATTCAATCCAGTCAACAAGCACTTTCAGAGCCTTCTCTTAAAGATTTTGCATCTAAAATGATAGAAGATCACCACAAAACTTCGGCGGAGCTGAAGCAGATTGTGAGCGATAACAACATGAACAATACGCTGCCAGTTGATGTGGATGAATCGAGCCAAAAAAAGCTTGATACGCTCCATGGTCTGCATGGTGAAAGTTTTGTGCGGCAGTACCGGGAAGATCAGATAACAGCGCATGAAAATGCTCTCTCGCTTTTCCAGCGTTACGCAAAGAATGGGGATAATCCTGCCCTGAAAAAATGGGCTGCCAGTACCGTGCCAACGCTTGAAGAGCATCTGAGATTGGCAAAGAATCTGCCCCAATAA
- a CDS encoding TonB-dependent receptor: protein MSFRVFCLHTLCVSSLLAGVGEGVFFSNYVRAEDVASSQKAVRAPLAAKKQPNTDQAKKAEQGQNKQTPVAAKQEDLVVKASRNNRMYVTNGGDLGALGHKKGLDVPFNIRSYNSSLILNQQSQTLGDVLLNDPTVRTTMGYGNYAQLFQIRGFTLYGDDIAIDGLYGVTPRQLVSPQLYDSVQVLNGASAFLNGAAPGGSAIGGNVNLIPKRAASTDITRVTGDYTSSGQGGGAFDLSRRFGKDRAYGFRFNAAGMDGETPIKGERHDDIALGGSFDWHNDDTRINMNMNYQKQQVFGGRSAIIVSSLATDMPTPKATSPSKNWGQRWAYTDLSYLFGTLNIEHDFGEHITTYAKFGAQSGNEMGNYATTTLTNSRTGDGSVGAMADAYNVMNEATQAGVRAHVNTGFIKHEINAGGSAIWEESDAAYAMSLVGESGNIYHPTQFTPNETYAGGSLRNPGRVSWNKLYSLFLSDTMTFWHDRIALTGGFRYQDILSDSYNYGSGSLLSHYNSSAFSPVIGLVVHPVKNFALYFNRIQGLSAGTTVGSTYVNAGQTFAPYQSTQYEVGAKYDVGRFSAGVAFFQTSMPYGMTEPYGDTGESIYTQSGKQRNRGMELTFNGEILRGLRFNGGLTLIDAKQVHTAGGEYNGKTVIGVPNYTINGNLEYDVPFVKGLTLVGRVVSTGKQQFNNVNSAHLPAWSRFDLGARYTFLVHNKPLTARFEVDNVGNQRYWASVYQSDLVMGDPETFKFSVSADL, encoded by the coding sequence ATGAGTTTTCGTGTGTTTTGTTTGCATACGCTTTGTGTTTCCAGCCTGCTTGCAGGTGTTGGAGAAGGCGTTTTCTTTTCTAATTACGTGCGAGCAGAAGATGTAGCATCGTCACAGAAGGCTGTTCGTGCGCCACTTGCAGCTAAAAAACAGCCAAATACAGATCAGGCAAAAAAGGCGGAGCAGGGGCAAAACAAACAGACACCAGTTGCAGCCAAGCAGGAGGATCTGGTTGTTAAGGCATCGCGTAATAACCGTATGTATGTCACCAACGGAGGGGATCTAGGGGCATTAGGGCATAAAAAGGGGTTAGATGTTCCGTTTAATATACGGAGCTATAATTCCAGCCTTATTCTGAATCAGCAGTCCCAAACGCTTGGAGATGTTCTGCTGAATGACCCAACTGTTCGTACAACAATGGGGTATGGTAATTACGCTCAGCTTTTCCAGATACGTGGCTTTACCCTGTATGGCGATGATATTGCGATTGATGGCTTGTATGGTGTAACGCCACGCCAGCTTGTTTCACCACAACTCTATGATTCAGTTCAGGTTCTTAACGGTGCCAGCGCGTTTTTGAATGGTGCTGCGCCGGGCGGATCTGCCATTGGCGGCAATGTCAATCTTATTCCCAAACGCGCAGCTTCTACCGATATCACGCGTGTAACAGGTGATTATACAAGCAGCGGGCAGGGTGGTGGCGCTTTTGATCTTAGCCGCCGTTTTGGCAAAGACCGTGCTTATGGTTTCCGCTTCAATGCCGCAGGCATGGATGGCGAAACACCCATCAAGGGGGAACGGCATGATGATATTGCCCTTGGCGGTTCCTTTGATTGGCATAATGATGATACGCGCATCAATATGAACATGAACTACCAGAAACAGCAGGTTTTTGGTGGACGCAGTGCCATTATTGTTTCCAGTCTTGCAACGGATATGCCTACGCCCAAGGCAACATCTCCATCAAAAAATTGGGGACAGCGCTGGGCTTATACAGATTTGTCCTACCTGTTCGGCACGTTGAATATTGAACATGACTTTGGTGAGCATATTACCACCTACGCAAAATTTGGCGCCCAGAGTGGGAACGAAATGGGTAATTATGCCACAACCACGCTTACCAATTCTCGTACAGGAGATGGATCTGTGGGGGCCATGGCAGATGCTTATAATGTGATGAACGAGGCAACGCAGGCGGGTGTGCGTGCGCATGTCAACACAGGTTTTATCAAGCACGAAATCAATGCGGGTGGTTCTGCAATTTGGGAAGAATCAGATGCAGCCTATGCCATGAGCTTGGTAGGGGAATCTGGAAACATTTATCATCCCACCCAGTTTACGCCCAATGAAACATATGCCGGAGGGAGCCTGCGCAACCCGGGACGCGTTTCATGGAATAAGCTCTATAGTTTGTTTCTGTCAGATACGATGACTTTCTGGCACGATCGTATCGCTTTGACAGGAGGCTTTCGTTATCAGGATATCCTGTCAGATTCCTATAATTACGGAAGTGGTAGCCTACTTTCGCATTATAATTCTTCAGCCTTTTCGCCTGTTATTGGCCTTGTTGTGCACCCGGTTAAGAATTTTGCGTTGTATTTCAACCGTATTCAGGGGCTTTCTGCAGGCACGACTGTTGGTTCCACCTACGTAAATGCGGGGCAAACCTTTGCGCCGTATCAGAGCACGCAGTACGAGGTAGGTGCAAAGTATGACGTGGGCCGTTTTTCTGCTGGTGTTGCATTTTTCCAGACATCCATGCCGTATGGCATGACAGAACCCTACGGAGATACGGGTGAATCTATCTATACCCAAAGTGGTAAGCAGAGAAACCGGGGTATGGAGCTGACATTCAACGGAGAAATCCTACGCGGTTTACGGTTTAATGGAGGTCTCACGCTGATTGATGCCAAGCAGGTGCATACAGCGGGTGGGGAATATAATGGCAAGACCGTTATTGGTGTTCCAAATTATACAATTAACGGCAATCTGGAATACGATGTCCCCTTCGTAAAAGGGCTAACGCTTGTTGGTCGTGTGGTCAGTACTGGCAAGCAGCAGTTTAATAACGTTAATTCAGCACATTTGCCTGCATGGTCCCGGTTTGATCTGGGGGCGCGTTATACCTTTTTGGTGCATAACAAACCTCTTACGGCACGGTTTGAAGTCGATAACGTTGGAAACCAACGCTATTGGGCCTCTGTTTATCAGAGCGATCTGGTTATGGGTGACCCGGAAACATTTAAGTTTTCAGTAAGCGCTGATCTCTGA
- a CDS encoding mechanosensitive ion channel family protein, with protein MIMENQVHSIWAQLSGLLPVLLGYVSQFVLALIVLFVGWKVVNAVTRAMGRMMTASHIEPTLRGFLLSVVGLFLKALLLISVASMVGIATTSFVAVLGAAGLAVGMALQGSLANFAGGVLILLFRPFKVGDSITAGGSSGTVTSIEMFRTVLLDANHEIIYVPNGTLSNNIVINSSESDRLLGSVSLLIDYNDDLDKARALLLGLTEQDPLVLKDPAASVSFLPKPANIQVTLGFWCAPGDVSSLVAKYSEDSIKVLQREGYRLGVTARPAA; from the coding sequence ATGATTATGGAAAATCAGGTTCATTCAATTTGGGCGCAATTAAGCGGGCTATTGCCTGTATTGTTAGGGTATGTAAGCCAGTTTGTTCTGGCATTGATTGTTCTTTTTGTAGGCTGGAAAGTTGTTAACGCTGTAACGCGGGCAATGGGCCGGATGATGACCGCCAGCCATATAGAGCCTACATTACGTGGTTTTCTGCTTAGCGTTGTGGGGCTGTTCTTAAAAGCTCTTTTGCTTATTAGCGTTGCCTCCATGGTAGGTATTGCAACCACATCCTTTGTTGCGGTGTTGGGTGCAGCAGGCTTGGCTGTTGGTATGGCGCTACAGGGTAGCCTTGCAAACTTTGCTGGCGGTGTTTTGATTCTGCTGTTCCGTCCTTTCAAGGTGGGGGATTCCATTACTGCAGGTGGCAGTTCAGGCACGGTGACATCCATTGAGATGTTTCGCACTGTACTGCTGGATGCAAACCACGAAATTATTTATGTTCCCAACGGAACACTCTCAAACAACATTGTTATTAACAGCTCGGAATCTGACAGGCTTTTGGGCTCAGTTAGCTTACTGATTGATTACAATGATGATCTTGATAAAGCACGCGCATTGTTGCTGGGGCTGACAGAACAGGATCCGCTGGTTTTGAAAGATCCGGCTGCTTCGGTTTCCTTTTTACCCAAACCCGCAAATATTCAGGTCACTTTGGGATTCTGGTGTGCGCCGGGGGATGTTTCATCTCTCGTGGCAAAGTATTCCGAGGATTCAATCAAGGTGCTTCAGCGGGAAGGTTATCGTTTGGGGGTAACTGCGCGGCCAGCCGCATAA
- a CDS encoding PQQ-dependent sugar dehydrogenase produces MKTWVYWGSVGVLSLAVISAAGWKLLLHPEAAVLPVAAGFGPSPDLPKPNHTLFPTVNIATPIGWSGTQAPSPAQGLAVTAYAKNLNHPRWLYKLPNGDILVAESNSPKTDVKTVKSRIAGFVMGKAGAGDASPNRIILLRDTSGNGTVDTRTVFLDHLYSPFGMALIGNDLYVANANEILRFTYHDGDTQINTPGTKVVDLPAGYNHHWTKNLLASPDGSFLYVTIGSNSNVADNGMEVEEGRARIDKLDLSTGKLTPYATGLRNPNGLAFEPDSGALWVAVNERDEIGSDLVPDYITAVKEGAFYGWPYSYYGQHVDSRVSPQRPDLVAQAVVPDYAVGAHTASIGIAFSHDAIQLPDAWRHGLFVAQHGSWNRRPKSGYKVIYVPFADGQPAGMPIDVLTGFLTSDEAHVHGRPVGLALDRSGALLVADDVGNVVWRVTGQNP; encoded by the coding sequence ATGAAAACATGGGTGTACTGGGGTAGCGTTGGCGTGCTGAGCCTTGCGGTTATCAGTGCTGCTGGGTGGAAACTTTTATTGCATCCAGAAGCAGCAGTGCTGCCCGTTGCCGCCGGGTTTGGTCCTAGTCCTGATCTTCCAAAACCCAACCATACCTTGTTCCCAACGGTTAATATTGCAACGCCTATTGGGTGGTCGGGCACGCAGGCTCCATCACCCGCACAGGGGCTGGCTGTTACGGCTTATGCAAAAAACCTGAACCACCCGCGATGGCTCTATAAATTGCCCAACGGTGATATTCTGGTGGCCGAGAGCAACTCCCCCAAAACAGATGTTAAAACTGTTAAAAGCCGTATTGCCGGATTTGTTATGGGCAAAGCAGGGGCGGGGGATGCCAGCCCCAACCGGATTATTCTGCTGCGTGATACATCAGGGAACGGAACTGTAGATACGCGCACGGTTTTTCTGGATCATCTTTATTCTCCGTTTGGGATGGCTCTGATAGGGAATGATCTCTATGTGGCCAATGCCAATGAGATTTTGCGTTTTACTTATCATGATGGCGATACGCAGATTAATACGCCGGGTACCAAAGTGGTGGACCTACCTGCAGGATATAACCATCATTGGACTAAAAACTTGCTTGCCAGCCCAGATGGCAGCTTTCTGTACGTAACTATCGGATCCAATAGCAATGTTGCCGATAACGGTATGGAGGTTGAAGAAGGGCGGGCGCGGATAGACAAACTTGACCTGTCCACAGGAAAGCTCACCCCATATGCAACCGGCCTGCGTAACCCCAATGGCTTGGCTTTTGAACCAGATAGCGGTGCCCTATGGGTAGCGGTAAATGAGCGGGATGAAATAGGCAGTGACCTTGTGCCCGATTACATTACCGCCGTGAAGGAAGGGGCGTTTTATGGTTGGCCGTATAGCTATTACGGCCAGCATGTTGATAGCCGTGTTTCACCTCAGCGTCCCGATCTTGTGGCTCAAGCTGTTGTGCCTGATTACGCGGTTGGGGCGCATACGGCATCCATCGGGATTGCGTTTTCTCATGATGCCATCCAACTTCCTGATGCTTGGCGACATGGGTTGTTTGTGGCGCAACATGGATCATGGAACCGTAGGCCTAAAAGTGGCTACAAAGTTATCTATGTGCCGTTTGCCGATGGTCAGCCAGCAGGAATGCCTATTGATGTTCTGACGGGCTTTTTAACATCTGATGAAGCACATGTGCATGGGCGGCCGGTAGGCTTGGCACTTGATCGTTCAGGAGCACTGTTGGTTGCTGATGATGTTGGCAATGTTGTATGGCGTGTGACAGGGCAGAACCCATAG
- the cydB gene encoding cytochrome d ubiquinol oxidase subunit II, translating into MELYAILKIVWAVMLGVLFIGLGTMVGMDMGVGTLLRFVGRNDAERRTALNIIGPHWDGNQVWFILGGGAIFAAFPTLYGTSFSVFYVVMITLLFSMILRPVAFEYRSKADSRLWRASWDWVFLVSGFVPMFIYGAAFGNILEGVGYHFGWTGQYYQDESFLSYLLNPFAILCGLMSVSLSIYQGGAMLMLRADNPIWARARHYAIAGGIFAAILFVAGGVWMQFLPGFVMQAPVNPAMLANPLHGQSVAIVAGGWMHNFHNHPALWALPVVGVVCMLAGSAMLAAGRTVVAWWLGLGAWAGTIMTVGCAMFPFLMPSSTVPDQSLTVWNSTASEYGLGCMLAVAAIFVPIILSYTSWCYYVMRGKVHTADVVNDTHSY; encoded by the coding sequence ATGGAACTTTACGCGATACTGAAAATAGTCTGGGCCGTTATGCTGGGTGTGCTGTTTATCGGCCTTGGCACCATGGTGGGCATGGATATGGGGGTTGGCACATTATTGCGCTTTGTAGGGCGCAATGATGCCGAACGCCGTACAGCACTTAACATTATTGGCCCGCATTGGGATGGCAACCAGGTGTGGTTCATTTTGGGAGGAGGGGCAATTTTTGCCGCTTTTCCCACACTCTACGGTACATCGTTCTCGGTTTTTTACGTGGTCATGATCACGCTGCTGTTCAGCATGATCTTACGTCCAGTCGCGTTTGAATATCGTTCCAAGGCAGATAGCAGACTATGGCGCGCAAGCTGGGATTGGGTGTTTCTTGTTTCGGGCTTTGTGCCGATGTTTATCTACGGTGCAGCCTTTGGGAATATTCTGGAAGGGGTAGGATATCATTTTGGATGGACGGGGCAGTATTATCAGGATGAATCCTTCCTGTCTTATCTGCTCAACCCCTTTGCCATTCTGTGTGGCCTTATGTCCGTTAGCCTGAGCATTTATCAGGGTGGGGCTATGCTGATGCTGCGGGCCGATAACCCAATTTGGGCGCGTGCTCGGCATTACGCCATTGCCGGAGGTATATTTGCGGCCATCCTGTTTGTGGCTGGTGGCGTGTGGATGCAGTTTTTGCCCGGATTTGTCATGCAGGCTCCGGTTAATCCTGCCATGCTAGCAAACCCGCTACATGGGCAATCAGTCGCCATAGTTGCTGGTGGGTGGATGCATAATTTCCATAATCATCCTGCCTTGTGGGCGCTGCCTGTTGTGGGGGTGGTTTGTATGTTGGCAGGTTCTGCCATGCTGGCGGCTGGCCGCACTGTAGTGGCCTGGTGGTTGGGGCTGGGTGCATGGGCAGGCACCATCATGACTGTTGGCTGCGCCATGTTTCCATTCCTTATGCCATCCTCCACCGTGCCAGATCAAAGTCTGACGGTATGGAACAGCACGGCAAGTGAATATGGCTTGGGCTGTATGTTGGCTGTGGCCGCCATTTTTGTGCCGATTATTCTATCCTACACTTCGTGGTGTTATTACGTCATGCGCGGGAAGGTTCATACCGCTGATGTCGTAAACGATACCCATAGCTACTGA